A section of the Schistosoma haematobium chromosome ZW, whole genome shotgun sequence genome encodes:
- a CDS encoding hypothetical protein (EggNog:ENOG410Y3EQ~COG:S), translating to MKKINNHTSNQFIDYKTRQLLFFHCHLKLIKQIFIKNNETFNETYANYLLNKYLNKHRKSKCIAYFLIDRIRFKQYKNVIYIKPFRKEIIYREIKHFFIFPNYPQLFMLCIINENNNHNHNKKSYELYQCMNYNDVSIVCHLTYKASINLYHTLHDPITLNHLLHNNNNHNYHYYYNSKHQFNYSTFNNLLNQTNNHLNVIKSSKQIDHSIVKNNSNLNLNSNLIIHNSNDYSINNNNNLIKKESIKSTSNLVCSNKLQLYQPKFYSLYNLYSNKSECVNPKMNITNNHVYSDYSASKLFPIPYNNNNNNNNEEEEEKHIYVKDNKLYKQKTLNSTSSTSPLSLTTFNDDYDFDKYIHTKQDIYSTNYPMNFKFNDTKRNSIDLNQHLSQPLDCNHDVRMLKTLTIPTGSKVYYRKKDLNIYHDNVNVKMNDYGFYTDYDDDDYNHLENKLRKCKSNIDIGSADTTYLCYDPVVGLRINNKGPIYMYMARYNSTVISSSHDCVDLETY from the coding sequence atgaaaaaaatcaataatcatacatctaatcaatttattgattataaaacacgtcaattattattttttcattgtcatttaaaattaattaaacaaatatttattaaaaataatgaaacatttaatGAAACTTAtgcaaattatttattaaataaatatttaaataaacatagaaAATCAAAATGTATTGCCTATTTTCTAATTGATCGTATACgttttaaacaatataaaaatgtaatttatataaAACCATTTCGTAAAGAAATAATTTATCgtgaaattaaacatttttttatattccCTAATTATCCACAATTATTTATGTTATgtattataaatgaaaataataatcataatcataataaaaaatCTTATGAATTATATCAATGTatgaattataatgatgttaGTATTGTATGCCATTTAACCTATAAAGCATCTATTAATTTATATCATACATTACATGATCCAATCacattaaatcatttattacataataataataatcataattatcattattattataattcaaaacatcaattcaattattcaacattcaataatttattaaatcaaacaaataatcatttaaatgtTATAAAATCATCTAAACAAATTGATCATTCTATTGTAAAGAATAATTCAAATTTGAATTTGAATtctaatttaattattcataattccaatgattattcaataaataataataataatttaattaaaaaagaatcaataaaaagtaCCTCAAATTTAGTATGTTCTAATAAGTTACAATTATATCAAccaaaattttattcattatataatttatattcaaataaatcagAATGTGTTAATCCAAAGATGAATATAACTAATAATCATGTATATAGTGATTATTCTGCAAGCAAACTGTTCCCTATTccttacaataataataataataataataatgaagaagaagaagaaaaacataTTTATGTCAAAGACAATAAATTATACAAACAAAAGACATTAAATTCAACGTCTTCAACATCACCATTATCATTGACAACATttaatgatgattatgatttcgataaatatatacatacaaaaCAAGATATCTATTCTACAAATTATCCTATGAATTTCAAATTTAATGATACCAAGAGAAATTCAATTGATCTTAATCAACATTTAAGTCAACCATTAGATTGTAATCATGATGTTAGAATGTTAAAAACATTGACAATACCTACAGGAAGTAAAGTTTATTATCGTAAAAaagatttaaatatttatcatgacAATGTGAATGTGAAGATGAATGATTATGGTTTTTACactgattatgatgatgatgattataatcatcttGAAAATAAACTAAGGAAGTGTAAATCTAATATTGATATAGGGTCAGCTGATACGACTTATTTATGTTATGATCCAGTTGTTGGTTTACGTATAAATAATAAGGGCCCAATTTATATGTATATGGCACGTTATAATTCTACTGTAATATCATCAAGTCATGATTGTGTAGATTTGGAAACTTATTGa